In Mycolicibacterium mucogenicum DSM 44124, the following are encoded in one genomic region:
- a CDS encoding alpha/beta hydrolase, with protein MTIGATNAGLYGEQHVSLTHGWLPFTVQALAVAVLIVAVGWRNSRWRAVWLPVAAISGLLVTAAARWVVASQGWSDDPAPTRLWIWTAVTGAAVVLLIVGWHATRWWRRGLAVLSVPLCVLSTGLTLNAWVGYFPNLDTAWEQANSAPLPNQTRPETVVAMQKARRIPSKGSVVEVQTGSAASGFTHRDEYVYLPPAWFASNPPPQLPMVMMIGGEFNTPADWLRAGNAITTVDDFAAAHHGNAPVLVFVDPGGSFNNDTECVNGPRGNSADHLIKDVLPFMTANYGVSTDRRHRGIVGWSMGGTCAVDLTVMHPDLFSAFQDIAGDIAPNAGDRPQTVQRLFGGSTAKYADWDPMTVMSRRTYDDIAAWYDINGPELSRSPLPAQTIAAHTLCGVGSTRGIRCAVVERPGKHDWPFAAQAFSAALPWLAGQLGTPGVPPLPLPAATAPAMPVEAARR; from the coding sequence GTGACGATCGGGGCGACGAACGCTGGGCTCTATGGCGAGCAACATGTTTCGTTGACGCACGGCTGGCTACCCTTCACCGTCCAGGCCCTCGCGGTGGCGGTGCTGATCGTCGCGGTCGGCTGGCGTAACAGCCGGTGGCGCGCCGTGTGGCTGCCCGTCGCCGCCATATCCGGCTTGCTGGTGACGGCCGCCGCACGCTGGGTCGTGGCATCGCAGGGCTGGTCCGACGATCCCGCGCCGACCCGGCTGTGGATCTGGACCGCGGTGACCGGCGCCGCGGTGGTTCTGCTGATCGTCGGCTGGCACGCCACCCGCTGGTGGCGCCGCGGGCTCGCGGTGCTGTCGGTGCCGCTGTGCGTGCTGTCCACGGGGCTGACGCTGAACGCCTGGGTCGGGTACTTCCCGAATCTCGACACCGCGTGGGAACAGGCCAACTCGGCGCCGCTGCCCAACCAGACGCGACCCGAGACCGTGGTCGCGATGCAGAAGGCGCGGCGGATACCGAGCAAGGGCAGTGTCGTCGAGGTCCAAACAGGTTCGGCGGCATCGGGATTCACTCACCGTGACGAATACGTGTATCTGCCGCCGGCGTGGTTCGCCAGCAATCCGCCGCCGCAGCTGCCGATGGTGATGATGATCGGCGGTGAGTTCAACACCCCCGCCGACTGGCTGCGGGCCGGTAACGCGATCACGACGGTCGACGACTTCGCCGCCGCGCATCATGGCAACGCCCCGGTGCTGGTGTTCGTCGACCCCGGCGGTTCGTTCAACAACGACACCGAGTGCGTCAACGGGCCCCGCGGCAACTCCGCCGACCACCTGATCAAGGACGTGCTGCCGTTCATGACCGCCAATTACGGCGTGAGTACCGACCGGCGGCACCGCGGCATCGTCGGCTGGTCCATGGGTGGCACCTGCGCGGTGGACCTGACGGTGATGCATCCGGATCTGTTCAGCGCCTTCCAGGACATCGCCGGGGACATCGCGCCGAATGCCGGTGACCGGCCACAGACCGTTCAGCGACTGTTCGGTGGCAGCACCGCCAAATACGCCGACTGGGACCCGATGACGGTGATGTCCCGTCGCACTTACGACGACATCGCGGCCTGGTACGACATCAACGGACCCGAGCTCTCCCGCAGCCCGCTGCCCGCGCAAACGATTGCGGCACATACGCTCTGCGGCGTCGGCAGCACCCGTGGCATCCGGTGCGCCGTCGTGGAACGGCCGGGCAAGCACGACTGGCCGTTCGCCGCGCAGGCATTCAGCGCGGCGTTGCCGTGGCTGGCCGGCCAACTCGGAACACCGGGTGTGCCGCCGCTGCCGTTGCCTGCTGCGACGGCACCGGCCATGCCGGTCGAAGCCGCGCGCCGGTGA
- a CDS encoding CHAT domain-containing protein: protein MVDMPVTQDTTTTLVLRFADIGIATYVSLRVVGAPERLVTWVVAEDVVLAVTSALAEALPDPLDGEQLPEALTRSLATGPFAAVARERELARLLGALLPDEAWDLLRQYTDDPELPVLFVSPSARLSRVPWGLLAQPSGTDDQRLIELADLVLAVPPNIANAPRRQSPPVDGPPLLLLDPKVPGQRPDSALGSVLGRPAPDTVLARYFGERPALPAVSAPVELFRRADADRHWLADQLAQQPSRLVYVGHASAAPDRDGSADQAALHLAEPEPLTAADIMVMDLAVPPRVALLACASGADYRFDEATGLVAAMVLGGAQVVTATLWSLPTTAGYRAATAGTADPMSEAIIAVDTAHEATTPARAVNHWQRQCLRRWRTGNAELSPVYWAAMMTFTVDGAR, encoded by the coding sequence ATGGTCGACATGCCCGTAACTCAGGACACCACAACGACGTTGGTGCTCCGCTTCGCCGACATCGGCATCGCGACGTACGTCAGCCTCCGGGTCGTCGGCGCACCCGAGCGGCTGGTCACCTGGGTCGTCGCCGAGGACGTTGTTCTCGCGGTCACCTCGGCACTGGCGGAGGCATTGCCGGATCCGCTTGACGGCGAACAACTTCCCGAGGCATTGACCCGGTCATTGGCCACCGGTCCGTTCGCCGCTGTGGCACGCGAACGGGAGCTCGCCCGGCTGCTCGGCGCCCTGCTCCCTGACGAAGCATGGGATCTGCTGCGGCAGTACACCGATGACCCGGAGCTGCCGGTGCTGTTCGTATCGCCGAGCGCCCGCCTGAGCCGGGTGCCGTGGGGCCTGCTCGCGCAGCCGAGCGGCACCGATGACCAGCGCCTGATCGAGCTCGCCGACCTCGTGCTGGCGGTACCACCGAACATCGCGAACGCGCCGCGCCGGCAATCGCCACCGGTCGACGGGCCGCCGCTGCTGCTGCTGGACCCGAAAGTGCCCGGGCAGCGGCCGGACTCAGCGCTCGGTTCGGTGCTGGGCCGACCCGCGCCGGACACCGTGCTGGCCCGGTACTTCGGCGAGCGCCCCGCGCTCCCGGCGGTCAGCGCCCCAGTGGAGCTCTTCCGTAGAGCCGACGCCGACCGGCACTGGCTGGCGGACCAGTTGGCGCAGCAGCCGTCACGTCTGGTGTATGTCGGGCACGCCAGCGCCGCCCCCGACCGGGACGGCTCGGCCGACCAGGCGGCTTTGCACCTGGCGGAGCCCGAGCCGCTGACCGCCGCCGACATCATGGTGATGGACTTGGCGGTTCCGCCCCGGGTCGCGTTGCTGGCCTGCGCATCCGGCGCCGACTACCGGTTCGACGAGGCCACCGGCCTGGTTGCGGCGATGGTTCTCGGTGGCGCACAGGTGGTTACCGCCACCCTCTGGTCGCTCCCGACAACCGCCGGCTACCGAGCGGCCACCGCCGGCACTGCCGACCCGATGTCGGAGGCGATCATCGCCGTCGACACCGCACACGAGGCGACGACACCGGCTCGTGCCGTGAATCACTGGCAGCGACAGTGCCTGCGCCGCTGGCGAACCGGCAACGCCGAATTGAGCCCCGTCTACTGGGCTGCCATGATGACCTTCACCGTCGATGGAGCGCGCTGA
- a CDS encoding lipoprotein LpqH: MNRTLAAGVGLLAVGATLIGCSTDKADGPKASGPGSVTNGGNTVVKVEGQDLAGLDLKSVTCVKQGGSINIASAPIGGGAQGLGVVMTDASPPKVQSLGLVVDGNALAVSEMGGMKTGSADVKVDGSTYTITGQAAGADMKNPMAGMISKNFEIKVSCG; encoded by the coding sequence ATCAATCGCACTCTGGCCGCTGGTGTCGGCTTGCTGGCCGTGGGCGCCACTCTCATCGGCTGCTCGACCGACAAGGCGGACGGCCCGAAGGCGTCCGGCCCGGGTTCGGTGACGAACGGCGGCAACACCGTCGTCAAGGTCGAGGGCCAGGACCTGGCCGGCCTGGACCTGAAGTCGGTGACCTGCGTGAAGCAAGGCGGCAGCATCAACATCGCCAGCGCACCCATCGGCGGTGGCGCGCAGGGCCTGGGCGTGGTCATGACCGACGCTTCGCCGCCGAAGGTGCAGTCCCTGGGCCTGGTTGTCGACGGCAACGCGCTCGCGGTGTCGGAGATGGGCGGCATGAAGACCGGCTCGGCTGACGTCAAGGTCGACGGCAGCACGTACACCATCACCGGGCAGGCCGCCGGTGCCGACATGAAGAACCCCATGGCGGGGATGATCTCGAAGAACTTCGAGATCAAGGTGTCCTGCGGCTGA
- a CDS encoding PspA/IM30 family protein, with translation MADETEPIDAEVVPLDPAPAPVPMSPPVDPGYTADGVPTFESVREKIENRYGTAIGSAELAADTPEGRSVEEQYEARQKAAAERLEQIRRSMHDG, from the coding sequence ATGGCCGACGAAACCGAGCCCATCGACGCCGAGGTCGTGCCATTGGATCCGGCGCCCGCGCCGGTGCCGATGTCCCCGCCTGTCGATCCGGGCTACACCGCCGACGGTGTCCCGACCTTCGAGTCGGTACGCGAGAAGATCGAGAACCGGTACGGCACCGCGATCGGCTCGGCCGAGCTGGCCGCGGACACCCCGGAGGGCCGGTCGGTCGAGGAACAGTACGAAGCGCGCCAGAAGGCCGCCGCGGAACGCCTCGAGCAGATCCGCCGCTCGATGCACGACGGCTGA
- a CDS encoding winged helix DNA-binding domain-containing protein, translating to MRTFTIAERRNRLAQRHFLSDSASTPAEVTRALVGLHGTDPATPYLSLWARLSGFTVDDLDAALYRSRHLVKHMAMRRTLWVVHTADLPAVQAAASHRVAATERKRLIGDVEKAGIAADGAAWLELASAAVRQHLEAGLTAGTTALRAALPELAGSWNPAPGKSWGATTPVAPRVMTVLSAQGHILRGPNDGMWTTSRPLWAAASHWLPEPIAATDPDAARDTLLRTWLRTFGPATATDIKWWFGHTLTWARAGLRSIEAVEVALEGSDDVGFVLPDDLDDTPPVSPWGALLPGLDATVMGWQARSWYLGPYAGQLFDRSGNAGPTVWWDGRVVGAWGQDPDGRVQLSFVEDVGASARKVLQRKASELTAWLDGVRVKPRFPSPLSQALYR from the coding sequence TTGCGCACCTTCACCATCGCCGAGCGCCGCAATCGCTTGGCGCAACGCCATTTCCTGAGCGATTCGGCGTCGACCCCCGCCGAGGTGACCCGGGCGCTGGTGGGCCTGCACGGCACCGATCCCGCCACCCCGTACCTGTCCCTGTGGGCCCGACTGTCCGGTTTCACCGTGGACGATCTCGACGCAGCGCTGTACCGGAGCCGGCATCTGGTCAAGCACATGGCCATGCGCCGGACGCTGTGGGTCGTGCACACCGCCGACCTGCCCGCGGTTCAGGCCGCGGCCAGCCACCGCGTGGCCGCCACCGAGCGCAAACGACTGATCGGCGACGTCGAGAAAGCCGGTATCGCGGCCGACGGCGCGGCGTGGCTGGAGCTGGCATCGGCTGCGGTGCGTCAGCACCTGGAAGCGGGTTTGACGGCCGGCACCACCGCGCTCCGAGCCGCGCTGCCCGAGTTGGCCGGCAGCTGGAACCCCGCGCCCGGAAAAAGCTGGGGCGCAACCACTCCCGTCGCACCGCGGGTGATGACGGTGCTGTCCGCACAGGGGCACATCCTGCGCGGCCCCAACGACGGCATGTGGACGACATCGCGGCCGCTGTGGGCCGCGGCGTCGCACTGGCTGCCTGAACCGATCGCGGCGACGGACCCTGATGCCGCGCGCGACACATTGCTGCGTACCTGGTTGCGCACGTTCGGGCCGGCAACGGCCACCGACATCAAGTGGTGGTTCGGTCACACGCTGACCTGGGCCCGTGCGGGACTTCGCTCGATCGAGGCAGTGGAAGTGGCGCTGGAGGGCAGCGATGACGTCGGGTTCGTCCTGCCCGACGATCTCGACGACACTCCCCCGGTTTCCCCGTGGGGCGCGCTGCTGCCCGGGTTGGACGCGACCGTCATGGGCTGGCAGGCCCGTTCCTGGTACCTCGGCCCGTACGCGGGACAGCTGTTCGACCGTTCCGGCAACGCCGGTCCCACGGTGTGGTGGGACGGCCGCGTCGTCGGCGCCTGGGGTCAGGACCCCGACGGCCGGGTGCAGCTGTCGTTTGTCGAGGACGTCGGCGCGTCAGCCCGGAAAGTCCTGCAGCGCAAGGCTTCCGAGCTGACGGCCTGGCTCGACGGCGTGCGCGTCAAGCCGCGCTTCCCGTCACCGCTGAGCCAGGCCCTCTACCGCTGA